The genomic interval ACTAATTGCAATTGATAAAAGATGTGATGTGAGCCTATCAAAGCTGGTTTGAGCAGGGTTTGGTAGATAGGTAAGCGCTTCGAGGCCGACTAATCGCAGCTCTGCAGCTTCTAGTTCAATACTAATCAACTATGTTGGGTCTCAGTTCAACCATTGAAAAAGATTCGGAAATGAACGATCTAACTATGTTGGGCCACAAATGAACTGCAGATGAACGTTGGAACTCGATCGATTGAATGAACGATTTGATCGACTGAACGGATTGCAACCCAAATGAACCACTGATGATATTGAAAGCTCATGAACCACTCAACAATTTGGGATGTAAATGAACAACTCAAGTGACCGAAGATGAACGTACAAATGCAGGTTGGGATGTTGCTAAACCAATAACTAGAACTTAGTTTAGTTGCTCAGTTGGATGATTAGTTGATTCGAGTTCTGTCCGAATGATTCGATAGAGCTCTGACTGCTTATGTACAATGCGTTTGCGTTTAGGGGTTGGGCTGGCAGTCACCCTGCCACAAAGAGTTGCAGCTTGGCTAAAAGGAAGTCAGTGCAATTAAAAAGGCAGCGACGCTGCTTTGCCACAAACAGGGGTTGGGGTTGAAAActgcgcacgcacacacacacacacatgcccaaACTCCCCCGTTtaattgagtgtgtgtgtgtgtgtgtgtgtgtgtgctgagtAGCTAACGACAGTAAAACCCACCCCCGGGGCTACACAAAGTAAAATGCAGCAAATTCAAAAGTTATTTGAGTTCATTGCATTTCCAAGCGAagctaagcaacaacaacaacaacaacaacaacgagagcGAGAAAAACTGGCAATAGCAGCAAcgggcacacacactcacacacacacaagcacagtGCCAAACGGGGGTGGGTGGTAATGACTCAAAACATAGCGCAGcagaaggaaaaaaaaaacagcaacaagaacgaAAAATCGTTAGATTCGGTTATGTCGACAGCCGCATCCGCTCCGCTCCGCTGCCTGAATGTAGAGTACAAATTGCAGGACGACCGTGTTGAGTAGGGTATTTgcgctttttaatttaagatCTGGGGTGGACAATTGTTTGATGGGGTGGGAACACATATTATGAAAAGGGGCGCACGTGTGGAATTTGCGTTTAGGAATAATTAGttaatatcaatataaatgaattcaGAGATGCTctataaagtaaaataaacgagtatttaacaaaatattcaatCACCTACAAGTACGTACTACTATCTAGCTGAAGACCGTGGTAGTATCCACTTATcagttaattttatttgataagTTTAGatcaataaatgaatatacaatatacaatttAAGCCATGTTCATAAAAGAATATATGAATCAAAAgtaatatttataatgttaataattgtattctttgataattttgtttattcgcACGGTTTATATTAtgtaacaataaataaaagaaatgatAATTTCCCATATTAAAACTTTTATCGAACGAAGGTAAATCGTctcttgaaaaaaatgttgtaattcaaaattttgattttctctCAATATCAACAAAAACTCGTTTTTCTGGCAGGTGGCAACACTCGTGTGAACGCAACATGGTTTCAATGCATTTTCTTTCAATGCGAACTAGTTCTGTGAACTGCAAATGAATCACTAAGCGGCTGATCAGTTGTTTACGTGCTCTCTCGCTCCAACCAATGATATGTCGTATGCTGCGCGcagcaaaaccaaaaccaatgCAAACATTTAATGCTCTTATACATGcgcagttgttttttttttacttctgACATTGTTCAAGTTGATCCTCTAcattcttcttctttcaaATCAAAACATGAATGTTGTGCTAGTTACACATGCTCGAAAGACCCCAAACGGCGTGTTGTAGTGGATGGGCATGGGGAAAAGCAGAAAAGCAAATCGTTGCCGCtcttgttgatgttgttgttgctgccgacGCCAGCGCTTACGTCGCTGGCGACGCAAacggcagcgacggcggcagcaCCAGGCGAaaataaatcgataaaaataaaataaatttttagtgattatgttatatacatacatgtatgtatatatatacacatgcacacgctgcgcgcatatttaaatgcatgtgtatatatagaaatgtgcatatgtataattgtattgtatatctgtatatgtgtgtctATAAGCACTTACCGTTGGGCACATTCTGATTGAAATGATTGCCATTGGTCTGATAGCGCTGCACATGATTGTCGCTGCCCGCTGCAGCGGCCGCAGAGTTCACCGGCGGCGTACCAAATGCGCCCGGTGTTTGTGCATCAAATTTAGCGGCAAACTGATGAATGCCAGAGAAAGGGCCGCCGAATGCGGAGAAATTCATCATGACAGTTTTATGTTGTTAACAGAGATTTACGCATACACGCACAGGTCGCTGTctcacgcacgcacacacacacacaggcaggaGCCGCGATGCCTGTGTAGAATTGCTGCCTTTTGGTTTTTAGAGACTCTGCTCACTGCCCGTTATTATATTTTGGGGCTTGGGCTTGTGTAACACTTTcgctttttttgttggttgtttTCAAATTGCACTAACCAACACCAATAacaactgtaactgtaacatAAACGCTGCGTCGAGCCTGAGAAATTGAAATATGATCGAATTGGAGAAACAGAAACAGGCGATGggcgatgacgatgacgatgactaTGCGGAGGCTTTTCAACTGTGGGTGGTGCTAACTTGGCtggatttgtttttgtagctgccgctgttgttgtttttgttgttgctgttacgcTTGTTGGTGGGGGTTGGTTTTTGGTTGGTGTGGTGTGGCGAggtacacactcacactcgcgTGTACACGTTGGTATGGGCGCGCGATTGTATGCAGCGCTTTGCTTTTTGGGGGTAGCAAAATGTACAACTTTCAATTTCGCTTAAACTAAACACACACTGagacaaaacacacaacaccagcagacacacacgcacacacaatcacacacgaGGCAACGTCGAgcgcgacgacgacgacgtcgacggcgaacaacaacaataataaagtaGAATTAAACGAAAGTCACGCTTACAACCGGCTCGTCGAGGCTCCGACATCAAACTAAAAGTAACATTACAACGAAAGAAAGCGGAAACACTGGGGCAGGCAACGGCAATCAGGCGcaggcagcgactgcgactgcgactgagcCAGAGACtgagaaacagaaacagagacgccagcggcaacggcaacggcgacgcAATGGACAAATGACAGTGACAGCGCAGCTCTCTTTTTTTGTATTAGTTCgctaatatgtatgtacatacatacatacaaatgtttGTGAGCATGTGTGTATAGTGCTTGTGTGCGCTGCTTTGAGGGTGGAAGTTTTTCTACTTCTCTGGAAAATGTGCGTTTATTTGTACGTTCTTTACAATGCGTTTCTGGCTGGGTATATGACACTTAACCAAACGCTTCAGTTGATTAGCTAAGTACAGATCTTAACTATAAAAAGGTTTACAAGCATGATATTCTATAGAACTTTTATTAATGGAcgcttaattttaatttagtaCAGATATGATGCTAATCGTTTGTTTACTTAATCAACGTCTATAGAACTATAAAATACTTagtatatttaactttttatatatattttaaatatcttaagAATTCTCTATTTACAGGACATTCGTAAGTCGACCATCACTTACCAGAAAACTCACAAACAGCGTGCCTTGTATTcgtatttttatttggttttccAACTTTTGGGGTTGTGTGGCCTGGCCGTCGCAGCCGCAGTGAACGGCCAgtgcatttatatacatgtatgtatgtacatatgtatgcatctATGTTTGTTTATACACGCGTCTGTATGTAAGCATTAACGTAGCTGCATGCGTACGTTTGTGTGCttgtacgtatgtgtgtatgtatgtacatatgaatATGGGATGTCTAGAAACGCACAGCAGCATTCTCGGTCGCGTCGCCGTTGCTGCATTCAATTCTGCTCGCGTTGCCTATGGTGCTTGTGTTAATGAAAGTGAGTGCAGCATCAGCATAAGCACTTGACTGTATGCGTGAGTATGAGGATGGGAGACGCTCTAATAAGAGAGCAGTAGCCGCTGCTCGCCAAAGCAGCACCAGTCTCTCAGCCAGCAGCATTCACATGCATTTGTTTTATGCCTGTGTCTGCGCCTGGCCTGCAagtgttttattgtttttccgATGCCCTACGCCGCGCAAGTTATGCACTTTAAAGCGAACCgaggcaaataaatattagaGAACAAAAAGACAACTGGCACATATAATCGAGATGCAACATATTAAGTACTTTTAGTTCATAATTATTAGAATAAATTGGTCATATTAAGCAACTCTGAAACTGGTTTAGAGCGCAGCTAACAGTCGCATAGGCCTAAAAGTCGCTGAAGCGTTTTCCTTCTTTTGTGCTcctcatgttgttgttgttcttttccTCCTGCTCTGTTCTTCTATTCGTTGACTTACCATGAGGGTTGGAGTTTTTGACTTTCCATGCGTTCTTTTTAACTCGCATTCGCTCATTCTCTTGTGCTTCTCTcgcctcgttgttgttgttgttggtgtctCTTTCAATGCAATGTCTTTGTTTCGGCTGCATCTCTCTCAGAGCTCTTATTGTTACATGTGTGTTTATCTTTAATTTCTATGCATATTTTCCAATTATGCATTTACTCCACGGCCGAATTCAGCGTGtacgtgtatgtatgtacatacataatcatatacaaacatacatacatacatacataggaggcttatgtttttattagtttattattagctacataataattataattcatTTAGCGGCACAGTAGAACAGTTACACGACGCACATAAAAGCCTGCTcgtgtatgtacgtatgtatgtatgtatgtatgtgtgtgcatcttCCCATGCTGTGAGTTGAGACCCCATCTATTAATCACAGGCACAACCCATATCATCATCGATTCTTTTTGtacattatatacatacatgcacatatgtatgtacttatataCCACATCCACATTAGTTTTCTGCATTCTAAAGAGCTGCTAATATGATTATCTTTGCCTCATACTAACTGAGTTGCCCCACCCCCCCTTCCAGGAGAGCTCCTACTCTCAGCTCCTTTGATTATGTCTAGGAGAGGGAGGGGTAGGGCATCATCAATCAGGGAGCTTaacattaaaattacaaaaatattttctcacTATCatgtttattcaattttattaattattatgagCTTTTATCTGATGTTTTCATACAGTTCTGGGCATGAGATATTACGTGAGGTGTGGATTTTAAGCCTTGCTAATTGAAAACTGCATAAGCAAATTGTGTCGATGGGCTTACATCGTTCAAAATCCCCACATAAGCCGTTTTAAAATAGCTGCGTGCTTAAATTCATATATTGTCCGATTTCATATCATATTTCGCAAATTAAAGGTACGACATACTGTTTGCTAGTTGAAAACTTAAAGTTAAGGCATTTGAGTGCATTCCGTATGAAAACACCAGCATAATATGGagtacatatattcataatcatattcatattcatattcatatatatatatatatatatatatatttgtattcgGGAGGTTACGATTTATAACTAAATACTTTCAATGTCATTTTATGTCACTTCCATCGAATATGCACCAAAAAAATAATGCCCAgacatatagttgccatacatattgtgtatatataaagattaTTTTACGTATAATATCTTTTAGCTAGAGTATATATAAAGAGATATATTGAAATGATCAATGTTTTGCTAACGGTTTGGTTTCTGTCCTGGTTGCTCCTAACGAATgcttacaaaatatttctactatatatatatgattagttatcaaaatattgtttatacaTAGTAAAGCCTTGGAtttttttgtgcatatttcTACAcggtgtttgttgttgtattaaaaaaataaacagtacaaaatattaacaaaattaagGTATAATACGGAAAACTTTGTAAACCCGAAATAAACGTGTCATTTGGCAACTTAAAAGTTAATATCACacaaaatagtatatatatatagaatttaacagcgcaaataattgaattgtttaagCGAATGTTCACGTTACAAATCATAATACAAGGTATATGAATAtcgtttgtgtatatataaatattgacagagatatataagtatatgttgTAGCAAGCATGTCTGTGGTTTTCTTATATCAGCAAATACGCTCGAGTATTAGAATATTAAGCATTGAGTTTTACTTGCTCAGATCtagcaaaattattaaatattttatataatagatctgcattgattatatttgtatagttGCGCGATTTAGAGAGGATAGCCGAGTGCAGCCGACAGCAGCGGCTCCCAGGCGCGATTTATGTCCAAATAGAGCACTGTGCACTGCTCGGCGAGCGTTTCATCATCGTCCAGTATGGTTATAGGGAAGAGATCGTTCTGTTTGAATggaatataatattaataatacattttttacaGTTATTACAAAATGAACGCACATTTTTGGACTGCCAAAGCTGCTCGAGCAGCCGCAAAAAGCGCTGCATTTCCATGCTGCTCGCAAAGAATAGAATCAAATCATCTTGACATTCCAGTGGCGCCTCCTGGCAGGAGAATTCCAATATGCACCACCAGGTCTCACTATGAGAGGGTATTTTAATGCCAGTCATTGCTTTAATATCCGCACAAGTTAGTATCTCCAGTCCCGAATTTTTGCCATAAACGCTGCTCATGCTTTGCGCTTGTCCTGACACAGTTTTTGGTAGAGCTTTGGACGCATCCAGCGAGTTCTTTGTGGGAGTGGAGTTGAGTGAGGAACATGAGCGTTGTGTGCCACGTGTGGGCGTGCTCATGGTGGAGCTTAACTAAGAGTTTAACATGAATTAACGAGGAATTTCTTCTCTAGGCAAATGGAATACTCACCAAGCTGCTGGTTTCGAAGATGCACAACATATCCTCctcgcgcagctgctgcttgttcTCGGCTGCGGCTGGCGGTGACTCCGGCTCCTTGTTTAGTTGTCGCAGGGGTGCAGCAAAGTCCTCACGCAGCGTTATCAAATGGTTCTGGGTGACTATCAGAGTACAGCCCAGAGCCTTGTGCCGCTCCTGCAGCTCAAAGAGCTGTCAATGGAAATGTTGATACATTAAAAGTTGATAGTGCTTGTTTGTGCATTTCACAACTTACACCACTCGCTGACTGGAGTAGCGCCTGCAGCCACTCGGAGGCCACATACTCATCCGGCGCTGCCATTTGCAAAAGCTCGCCCTTGAGCATGATCTCAAAGCAATGAGGACGCGCAGATTTGATAGCACGCCTGGCGCCTTGACACTCGGCCAGCGCCATGGCCCAGCTGGGCAGCTTTTGCGTGGAATCATGGAACATGTAGAGCACGCCCGCTCTGTACGattgagcacacacacatattatatatatacttaaattcAATGCAGTTTCAACTTACTTTAACAAAAAGTAGCCCGGCTGCCAGCTGATCTTGGACGTGGcggttgctgtggctgtttCTCGCACCCGTCGGTGCATGAGAAAACCCTTGATGTGCGGCCCTAGCGGCTCCTGTTCGCCATCTAGGCCCATGCCCAGAGCACCGCCGGCGGGCATATTGACCACCGCATAGAACATCCAGTGCTCATCCTTGCCCACGCAGCTGTTTGCACGCACAAAGTCCTGCAACGGCGCCAGATGCTCCAGTGTCAGTTGACCCACGGCGGGCAACGTTGAGCCGCTGCGACGAGCGCATAGCTCCAAATTGGCAACTAATGCATCGGCTGGATAAGGTCCGCCGGCGAGCAGCACCTGCTGCATGTCCCGCATGCTGTTGCTTAGCAGCACCGTGTTCCCAAAGGGACCCATCTGAGTAGTAGAAAGTTTATTAGATTGAGATTTCGATTAGACTATGCCGCTTACCAATATGACATCCAAATCCCTGTAGGCCAGCACAAATTTTGCGCACAGACAATTGCGTACCAGATCTGTCACGTAGAGCGTTTTATCCGtaagcagcaccagcaccggCGTCATGAAGCCCTCGCGACTGTAGCCTGTGTACAGTTTGAAGACCTGCAGGGACAAATAATGTATCATACGAGTGCTTACAGTTTGAAGTGTCCCATCATGTGTCTTACCTTTAGCAACTGCTCATTTGGCTCTCGCAGCATGGGCAAATGTTTGCCACTGAATATATCAATCGATATTTCGCCGACGCCCAGTTCGAAGCGGGCGACATCTCCCGGCAAATCGAGATCCAGACCCACGGCCAATTCACGCCGCGGCGAATTGGCGCCCGACATCTCAATCTCCATGGCAATCTCGGCATTCAGATCGTCGATCAGCTCGTAATTCTTGGGCCGCACGCCGCGCACATAGAGATTCGAGCCCAATTGCTTGTGCTCGCCGCGTAGTTTGTCCGCAaagaaatcattttttttaatggatGATTCGAGTATTTTCTTCTGTGTCACATTGCGCAGAAAGCGATTGATCAGCGACGTTTTGGCCGCCGGCACAGGCGGTTTCAATAGCTGTGCATAGTCCACGTCGGTGTAGTCCACAATTACCAGATCGCTCTCCGTGGAAGGACGCTCATTGGCCGTATCCGTAGTGGTGGTTATAGTCAGAATATCATCAAACTCTTCGCTGAGTATGGTGCTCTTCGAATCACGTCCGCTCCCGCCGGTGCCCCGTGCGCCCAAATAGCTGCTCGGACTGTGCAGACTGCGACTGgtcaactgctgctgctgctgcagcggctcGCCATAGCGTGGCGGCTGTCCGCAGCGCTTCTTCAGCGGCGATGGCAGATGACGCGATTGTCGCTCCAAGCTGCCCAGCACCACCAAGCCGTGCACATTGTTTGGAGTCTGCGGCTTATTATAGGACGCAGAGTTGCTGTTCGTATTGTTGCTAATGGAGCTAAGCTCGGATATGGTTGATGACGAGTGGGTGCTGGGCAGCTTGTTGGGTAACGGTTGCTGGGGATGCGGCTGCGACTGTTGCGGCGACTTGGCAATTTTGGAAGCTAAATGGGGAAaacgaaattataaatgagtatataaaagaatatttaaCTTCCTTACCAAAATAActttctgttgctgcttgctgttgttgctgctgctgctgcttctgctcgTGCTCCTTGTCAGCTGACGCACTGCCGGAACTCTCCTTGAGACTGCGAAAGAAGTTGCTAAACGTCTTGGCTATGGGTGCGCCCATAAACGAGCTGCGCAGCTGACTCGCTGGCTGGGCAATGGGGGTGTTTCGCTCCAATAGGCTGGCCACGCTGCTGTGCTGTTTATCCGACATGGCGAACTGCAGCTCTGACTGCTGCGGCCCGCTGGTCTCGTAGGAGACGCCCGTATGCTCAAAAACGGTGCTTTCACAATTGATAATAAACTTGCTGCGGAACTCGTTCTGTGTGCCGGTGACATTCGGTGCCACGGCGGCTGTTTCCTTATCGAATTCATCTTGGCGTCGCAGCGCATGTGTCTGCTCTGGGGGTGACGGCTCCGCGGCGCTATTTTGCTCATCATTTTTGCGACGCAGCTGTTCGTCCACGTTGTGCACAAATTTCTTAACGCACTGCGTCTGCTTATTGCCATCCAGACTCTTGCTGAGAAAGGGCTTGGCCTTGAGTGGCGGCGAGTCGGGCGACTGGCATGTTGGCGCATATGACTTGACCTTGTGCTCTGGCGTTTGCTCCAGCTCCGGCACACACTCCACCACCGATTGCAGATCCTCGGAGCCCTCGGGCACACCACGCTCGGGCAGGGGCATGGTAAAGATGCTCTTCAGCGAGCCGAATATCATTTTGCTGCTATTGTCCAGCAACTGATGCTTTATGTCGTGCACATTGAACTTCTTGACGCGATCATTGAGATCCTGCTCGTGTATAATGTTGGTGTGACGTTTGGTTTTCTTCAGGCAGCTGGACTTGGGCTTCTTCTCCTTGTTCCACACGGATTTCTGTTTGGGGCTGCCGGCATCCCCAATATTGGGCTCCGAGTAGTAACAGTTGTCGCCtggtttttataaaattagtAAACATAAGATGAAGTATAAAATTAGCATAGATAATAAGAAGACTTACCAATCAAATTATTGTTGGCATTGCTCATGCCAATGCAATCGCAGGAGCTGCTCTTGGCCTGCTCATAGTGTTTGCGATTGTCATTGGAATTCTTGCCATTGGAGTTCTTGTCCTGCTCATCAGAGTCCAGGCTCGAATTGGAGCTGCTGCAGGCGCATCGATAAAGCAATCGCTCATCCCGTTGCTTCGCTTCTGCTGAGGGCGCATACTCAAACACACCGGAATTGTCATATTGCAAGCCCACGGGCTCATTGGTATCATAGATATCCGTGTTGCCATAGTCTAGCACATCCGAGCAGGCGTTGCGATAGACTAGTCGACGATTCTGGCCTATCGCTCTGTCGCCAACCACCTGTTCGGCATCACGACCGGCCGCGCTAAGCTCGGTGGGCGCCTGAACGCGCTCCCGTTCTGCGCACCATGAATAGCGACCGGCGGCACCGGCCACGCCCGCTGAATTGCCGCCCACCACGGCCAATTTGCGTCCATTTTTGTATGTGATAAAGCCATGCTCTATGTGTATGTTGTCGGTGCGTGTGTTTTTAAGGATATCCTCGTGAAATGATACGCGCTTTTTGGGCGCCTTTGGAGTGGATGAAGCTTTGTGTACCTTGCGCCTGTATACGATCTTTTCAGTAGTATCAAAGGTCGAGCAAGCGCTGCTAGTCATGGTCTCCTCCGCGGCCACATTCGAATTGCTGTCCACAGGCGGCttcgcttgctgctgctgactgaCAGCTGGTATTGGCTTCATTGGCTCCTCAAATTCCAGACCCGACTGGGAGCACAGCGACTCGAGCATAAAATCGCTATTCTCGGAATCCAGCATTTGTACCCCTGAATCACTAGGCGTTGTATCCTCCAAGCTGCTGCTATTCATGCTGGAGCTCATCTTGTCCCCGCTCGGCGAGACCTTGGCGCACAGATTGTTGTTGACCTTGGGATATAGCGGTGATTCCATTACGACATCGTATGCATATGTCTCGCGTTGTTCTGCCAAGACCAGCGTCTCTGCTGATTAGAGTTTGTGTcactttattttgttgttatatttGTCTACACGATAATTTTAACGAATATTTGTCTGTAGCCAATTAGAAGCGCGCTTTAAtgatagaaaatatataatttgatcAAATATTAGTTATTTTCTCCGATTTTTATACGGGCTTTTGTGTATCTCGGTTTTCTGGCAAgtaatcaatatcaatagaaATTGCACACTGCGCCCCAGCCGCATCACGTCACTGTGCAACAAAGGAGTACACGGATGACCCCACGACCCCTCCTCTTTTAGCCAGCCAACTGTGCCGAAAAACCTTAACCACTTCcaatcacaaactttaacggTTTGTTAACCGCACCTACCTTTGATTTGTTGAGAAAATTCCATGTTAAACTTGTGCTCGGCActgttaataaatttaataacttatattttatagttaATTTGCGTTTTAACTGTTTTTAagttacattttaaaataacaagtacacacacaagtaaaacaaatcaatatttatcatACAAAAGACAGCGTTGCCAACAAGTTGGCAAGCTGCAACTTTTGGGCAACTCATGTGCACAGCTGAGCGGCGTGCCTGGTACATCTGGCAACGCTCAACTGTTAACAACAGGTGAACATTATTTACGCGCTATTTGAAAACGCttttttgaaattgatttgtatttaaatagaaCAACACTTAAGtagcaaataaatttgtggAATAATTGGCTTGAAATGGGAATTTTATTTCACTTACACAATCGCAAACCCAGATATGTCAATTATCGTTAAGGCATTACGCATATTATACTTTTCATGCTTGCATAGGGTATAACAATTTTGTGAAGACATTTGTCGCACAAGCAAGGCCCTTGGCTTGTTTTGCTGTGTGTGTACCTCTTCAATTCTCTCTCAATTGCAAGCAACACTTATTGTGAGGTATGTGCGTTGCGGCTTTTTGAAAACCGATTTCCATTTGTAGGTTTGTTTTGCACATACCTAGGGCATGTCATTTTTGAAAAGTACAATGGCAAAAAGAGGAATGCCAATGAAAAGGAATGAAAccatacaaattaaatatatatc from Drosophila virilis strain 15010-1051.87 chromosome 2, Dvir_AGI_RSII-ME, whole genome shotgun sequence carries:
- the prd1 gene encoding uncharacterized protein prd1 isoform X3: MESPLYPKVNNNLCAKVSPSGDKMSSSMNSSSLEDTTPSDSGVQMLDSENSDFMLESLCSQSGLEFEEPMKPIPAVSQQQQAKPPVDSNSNVAAEETMTSSACSTFDTTEKIVYRRKVHKASSTPKAPKKRVSFHEDILKNTRTDNIHIEHGFITYKNGRKLAVVGGNSAGVAGAAGRYSWCAERERVQAPTELSAAGRDAEQVVGDRAIGQNRRLVYRNACSDVLDYGNTDIYDTNEPVGLQYDNSGVFEYAPSAEAKQRDERLLYRCACSSSNSSLDSDEQDKNSNGKNSNDNRKHYEQAKSSSCDCIGMSNANNNLIGDNCYYSEPNIGDAGSPKQKSVWNKEKKPKSSCLKKTKRHTNIIHEQDLNDRVKKFNVHDIKHQLLDNSSKMIFGSLKSIFTMPLPERGVPEGSEDLQSVVECVPELEQTPEHKVKSYAPTCQSPDSPPLKAKPFLSKSLDGNKQTQCVKKFVHNVDEQLRRKNDEQNSAAEPSPPEQTHALRRQDEFDKETAAVAPNVTGTQNEFRSKFIINCESTVFEHTGVSYETSGPQQSELQFAMSDKQHSSVASLLERNTPIAQPASQLRSSFMGAPIAKTFSNFFRSLKESSGSASADKEHEQKQQQQQQQQAATESYFASKIAKSPQQSQPHPQQPLPNKLPSTHSSSTISELSSISNNTNSNSASYNKPQTPNNVHGLVVLGSLERQSRHLPSPLKKRCGQPPRYGEPLQQQQQLTSRSLHSPSSYLGARGTGGSGRDSKSTILSEEFDDILTITTTTDTANERPSTESDLVIVDYTDVDYAQLLKPPVPAAKTSLINRFLRNVTQKKILESSIKKNDFFADKLRGEHKQLGSNLYVRGVRPKNYELIDDLNAEIAMEIEMSGANSPRRELAVGLDLDLPGDVARFELGVGEISIDIFSGKHLPMLREPNEQLLKVFKLYTGYSREGFMTPVLVLLTDKTLYVTDLVRNCLCAKFVLAYRDLDVILMGPFGNTVLLSNSMRDMQQVLLAGGPYPADALVANLELCARRSGSTLPAVGQLTLEHLAPLQDFVRANSCVGKDEHWMFYAVVNMPAGGALGMGLDGEQEPLGPHIKGFLMHRRVRETATATATSKISWQPGYFLLKAGVLYMFHDSTQKLPSWAMALAECQGARRAIKSARPHCFEIMLKGELLQMAAPDEYVASEWLQALLQSASGLFELQERHKALGCTLIVTQNHLITLREDFAAPLRQLNKEPESPPAAAENKQQLREEDMLCIFETSSLLSSTMSTPTRGTQRSCSSLNSTPTKNSLDASKALPKTVSGQAQSMSSVYGKNSGLEILTCADIKAMTGIKIPSHSETWWCILEFSCQEAPLECQDDLILFFASSMEMQRFLRLLEQLWQSKNNDLFPITILDDDETLAEQCTVLYLDINRAWEPLLSAALGYPL
- the prd1 gene encoding uncharacterized protein prd1 isoform X2, with the protein product MEFSQQIKETLVLAEQRETYAYDVVMESPLYPKVNNNLCAKVSPSGDKMSSSMNSSSLEDTTPSDSGVQMLDSENSDFMLESLCSQSGLEFEEPMKPIPAVSQQQQAKPPVDSNSNVAAEETMTSSACSTFDTTEKIVYRRKVHKASSTPKAPKKRVSFHEDILKNTRTDNIHIEHGFITYKNGRKLAVVGGNSAGVAGAAGRYSWCAERERVQAPTELSAAGRDAEQVVGDRAIGQNRRLVYRNACSDVLDYGNTDIYDTNEPVGLQYDNSGVFEYAPSAEAKQRDERLLYRCACSSSNSSLDSDEQDKNSNGKNSNDNRKHYEQAKSSSCDCIGMSNANNNLIGDNCYYSEPNIGDAGSPKQKSVWNKEKKPKSSCLKKTKRHTNIIHEQDLNDRVKKFNVHDIKHQLLDNSSKMIFGSLKSIFTMPLPERGVPEGSEDLQSVVECVPELEQTPEHKVKSYAPTCQSPDSPPLKAKPFLSKSLDGNKQTQCVKKFVHNVDEQLRRKNDEQNSAAEPSPPEQTHALRRQDEFDKETAAVAPNVTGTQNEFRSKFIINCESTVFEHTGVSYETSGPQQSELQFAMSDKQHSSVASLLERNTPIAQPASQLRSSFMGAPIAKTFSNFFRSLKESSGSASADKEHEQKQQQQQQQQAATESYFASKIAKSPQQSQPHPQQPLPNKLPSTHSSSTISELSSISNNTNSNSASYNKPQTPNNVHGLVVLGSLERQSRHLPSPLKKRCGQPPRYGEPLQQQQQLTSRSLHSPSSYLGARGTGGSGRDSKSTILSEEFDDILTITTTTDTANERPSTESDLVIVDYTDVDYAQLLKPPVPAAKTSLINRFLRNVTQKKILESSIKKNDFFADKLRGEHKQLGSNLYVRGVRPKNYELIDDLNAEIAMEIEMSGANSPRRELAVGLDLDLPGDVARFELGVGEISIDIFSGKHLPMLREPNEQLLKVFKLYTGYSREGFMTPVLVLLTDKTLYVTDLVRNCLCAKFVLAYRDLDVILMGPFGNTVLLSNSMRDMQQVLLAGGPYPADALVANLELCARRSGSTLPAVGQLTLEHLAPLQDFVRANSCVGKDEHWMFYAVVNMPAGGALGMGLDGEQEPLGPHIKGFLMHRRVRETATATATSKISWQPGYFLLKAGVLYMFHDSTQKLPSWAMALAECQGARRAIKSARPHCFEIMLKGELLQMAAPDEYVASEWLQALLQSASGLFELQERHKALGCTLIVTQNHLITLREDFAAPLRQLNKEPESPPAAAENKQQLREEDMLCIFETSSLLSSTMSTPTRGTQRSCSSLNSTPTKNSLDASKALPKTVSGQAQSMSSVYGKNSGLEILTCADIKAMTGIKIPSHSETWWCILEFSCQEAPLECQDDLILFFASSMEMQRFLRLLEQLWQSKNNDLFPITILDDDETLAEQCTVLYLDINRAWEPLLSAALGYPL